The following proteins are encoded in a genomic region of Nymphalis io chromosome 16, ilAglIoxx1.1, whole genome shotgun sequence:
- the LOC126774136 gene encoding brefeldin A-inhibited guanine nucleotide-exchange protein 1 has translation MQTNLKTKEMFIVRALEKILADKDIKRSYHSQLKKSCEVALEDIKAELKNGGQVESPESPTSGTLPLPKNDSSNIITAEKYFLPFELACQSKASRIVVTALDCLQKLIAYGHLTGNIPDSTTPRKLLIDRIVETICSCFNGPQTDEGVQLQIIKALLTVITSQHVEVHEGTVLLAVRTCYNIYLASKNLINQTTARATLTQMLNVIFTKMENQAIESEANSTNPTCDSHHKIPNGNVITEETTNEVNEESKEITPVTDVVDEVLEAKIIAQQIVDSVIDNAVSIATKKTTEERSQNGPDNIENPSDSQDSGSVSHESNGQINIETTMTRIPSQESVDVASEIDNSVTAKFTHVLQKDAFLVFRALCKLSMKPLPDGTPDPKSHELRSKILSLHLLLSILQNAGPVFRNNEMFITAIKQYLCVALSKNGVSSVPEVFELSLAIFLALLQNFKVHLKKQIEVFFKEIFMNILETTSSSFEHKWMVIQALTRICGDAQSVVDIYVNYDCDLSAANLFQRLVNDVSKIAQGRQALELGATPNQEKSMRIRGLECLVSILKCMVEWSKELYINPNMQTTLGERPAKEDTDRQSIKSHGGSSLSLVSTGSSYIGNRETLDSPEQFEVLKQQKEVWETGIELFNRKPKKGVSFLQEQGLLGTSTKEIAEWLLTDERLDKIFIGEYLGENDDHSKEVMYAYVDSMKFSNMDIVAALRHFLEGFRLPGEAQKIDRLMEKFAARYCECNLTNTLFMSADTVYVLAFSIIMLTTDLHSPQVKTKMTKEQYIKLNSGISDNNDLPREYLSQIYDEIAGHEIKMKNTNKPGKHMISNEKKRKLIWNMEMEQISTAAKNLMESVSHVQTHFTTAKHVEHVRPMFKMAWTPFLAAFSVGLQDCDDPEIASLCLDGIRCAIRIACIFHMSLERDAYVQALARFTLLTANSPITEMKAKNIDTIKTLITVAHTDGNYLGYSWFDVVKCISQLELAQLIGTGVRPQFLSGSGIKPQPDSLKFSLMTLDPSVKEHIGETSSQSVVVAVDRIFTGSTRLDGNAIVDFVKALCQVSLDELSHPTNPRMFSLQKIVEISYYNMGRIRLQWSRIWQVLGDHFNKVGCNANEDISFFAVDSLRQLSMKFIEKGEFANFKFQKDFLRPFEHIMKKNSSPTIRDMVVRCIAQMVNSQAPNIKSGWKNIFSVFHLAASDQDEAIVDLAFQTTGKIITELYEKQFPAMIDSFQDAVKCLSEFACNAKFPDTSMEAIRLVRSCATAVGTSPQLFAEHAGLEGEQGAPEVDRVWLRGWFPLLFSLSCVVSRCKLDVRTRGLTVLFEIIKTHGESFRPHWWRDLFNILFRIFDNMKLPEHQLEKNEWMTTTCNHALYAIVDVFTQYFDILGSLLLEQLYAQLHWCVQQDNEQLARSGTNCLENLVISNGTKYDEETWNKTCQIMLDIFNSTLPTTLLTWKPEEGEDGETPQVRHGILKKPQGGDEVKSSNRIFNSLLIKCVVQLELIQTIDNIVFYPATSRKEDAETLALAAAELTGGTPGTEQECQREEQGMYRLLSSPHLLRLVECLMCSHRFAKTFNTNNAQRNVLWKANFKGSVKPNMLKQETQSLACVLRILFKMYSDEARRSHWPAVQKSLITISCEALEYFGSLTNEAHRDAWTSILLLILTRILKMPDERFAAHVSSYYPMLCEITCFDLKPELRSVLRRVFIRIGPVFNIISNTQ, from the exons aTGCAAACCAATCTTAAAACTAAAGAAATGTTTATAGTTAGAGCTTTGGAAAAGATACTAGCCGATAAGGACATCAAACGATCCTATCACAGTCAATTGAAAAAGTCCTGTGAAGTTGCCTTAG AGGATATTAAGGCTGAATTGAAAAATGGGGGTCAAGTTGAATCACCTGAAAGCCCAACATCTGGCACACTCCCTTTACCAAAAAATGACTCGTCCAACATCATTACTGCTGAAAAATATTTCCTTCCCTTCGAATTGGCTTGCCAAAGCAAAGCATCTCGGATAGTTGTAACAGCACTGGATTGCCTCCAGAAACTTATTGCTTATGGTCACCTTACTGGTAACATTCCTGATTCAACCACACCTCGTAAACTCTTAATTGATAGAATAGTTGAAACCATTTGCAGTTGTTTTAATGGCCCTCAAACAGATGAAGGTGTCCAACTTCAAATAATCAAAGCCCTCCTAACTGTGATAACTAGCCAGCATGTTGAAGTCCATGAAGGTACAGTGCTTTTGGCTGTCAGAacctgttataatatttatttggcaAGTAAAAATCTCATTAATCAAACTACTGCAAGAGCCACTCTAACtcaaatgttaaatgttatttttactaaaatggAAAACCAGGCTATAGAATCTGAAGCAAATAGCACTAATCCTACTTGTGATAGTCATCATAAAATACCTAATGGAAATGTAATAACCGAGGAAACAACCAATGAAGTCAATGAAGAAAGTAAAGAAATTACACCAGTAACTGATGTCGTTGATGAAGTATTAGAAGCAAAAATTATAGCTCAGCAAATAGTGGATTCTGTTATTGATAATGCTGTTTCAATTGCTACAAAGAAAACTACAGAAGAACGAAGCCAAAATGGACCAGACAATATTGAAAATCCATCAGATTCACAAGATAGCGGCAGTGTTTCCCATGAAAGCAAtggtcaaataaatattgaaactaCCATGACGAGAATTCCATCACAAGAGAGTGTTGATGTTGCTTCAGAAATTGATAATTCAGTAACAGCTAAGTTCACACATGTTTTACAAAAGGATGCTTTTCTTGTTTTCAGAGCTTTATGCAAACTTTCAATGAAACCTTTACCTGATGGTACACCTGACCCAAAATCACATGAACTGAGATCTAAAATTCTCTCCTTACATTTACTTCTCTCTATCTTGCAAAATGCTGGTCCAGTTTTTAGAAATAATGAGATGTTTATAACTGCAATAAAGCAATATCTTTGTGTTGCTCTATCTAAAAATGGAGTCAGTTCTGTACCAGAAGTGTTTGAACTTTCCCTAGCAATATTCTTGGCCTTGctacaaaattttaaagtccATTTAAAGAAGCAAATTGAAGTATTCTTTAAAGAAATTTTCATGAACATTTTAGAAACCACTAGCTCATCATTTGAACATAAATGGATGGTAATTCAAGCTCTGACAAGAATATGTGGTGATGCCCAAAGTGTAGTTGACATATATGTCAACTATGATTGTGACTTATCAGCTGCTAATCTTTTTCAAAGGCTCGTTAACGATGTATCTAAAATAGCTCAAGGTAGACAGGCTTTAGAACTAGGAGCGACACCAAATCAAGAAAAATCTATGAGAATTCGCGGACTAGAATGTCTTGTCTCCATATTAAAATGCATGGTAGAGTGGAGTAAAGAATTATACATCAATCCTAACATGCAAACTACATTAGGAGAACGACCAGCTAAAGAAGATACAGATCGCCAAAGCATTAAGTCACATGGTGGATCAAGCCTAAGCTTGGTGTCTACAGGATCCAGCTATATTGGAAATCGGGAGACCCTGGATTCACCTGAACAATTTGAAGTTTTGAAACAGCAAAAAGAAGTTTGGGAAACAGGAATTGAACTCTTTAACAGAAAACCAAAAAAAGGGGTTTCTTTTCTACAAGAACAAGGCTTACTAGGAACATCTACAAAAGAAATTGCAGAATGGCTATTAACTGATGAAAGATtagataaaatttttattggtgAATATTTAGGTGAAAATGATGATCATTCCAAAGAAGTAATGTATGCATATGTAGATTCAATGAAATTTTCTAATATGGATATTGTTGCAGCGTTACGGCATTTCTTAGAAGGTTTTAGGCTGCCGGGTGAAGCTCAAAAAATTGACAGATTGATGGAAAAATTCGCTGCTCGTTATTGCGAATGTAATCTtactaatacattatttatgagTGCTGATACCGTTTATGTATTAGCATTTTCCATTATAATGCTTACAACAGATTTACACTCACCACAGGTAAAGACTAAAATGACAAAGGAACAATACATTAAGCTGAATAGTGGTATAAGCGACAATAACGACTTGCCACGTGAGTATTTATCTCAAATCTATGACGAAATAGCAGGTCATGAGATCAAAATGAAAAACACAAATAAGCCTGGGAAACATATGATCTCTAACGAGAAAAAACGTAAATTGATATGGAATATGGAAATGGAGCAAATATCAACAGCAGCTAAGAATTTAATGGAATCTGTTTCTCACGTACAAACTCATTTTACAACAGCTAAACATGTTGAACACGTACGACCCATGTTCAAAATGGCCTGGACACCATTCCTTGCTGCTTTTTCGGTCGGCCTTCAAGATTGTGATGATCCTGAAATTGCTTCATTATGTTTAGATGGCATTAGATGCGCTATTCGAATAGCCTGTATTTTCCATATGTCACTCGAAAGAGATGCGTATGTTCAAGCACTAGCACGCTTCACTTTGTTAACAGCTAATTCACCGATTACTGAAATGAAAGCAAAAAATATTGACACTATCAAAACCCTGATAACTGTTGCACACACTGATGGTAATTATTTAGGCTATAGCTGGTTCGACGTAGTGAAATGCATTTCGCAATTAGAGTTGGCACAACTTATTGGAACAGGAGTAAGACCACAATTCTTGTCTGGATCAGGAATCAAACCTCAACCCGATTCGTTGAAATTCAGTCTCATGACATTGGATCCGAGTGTAAAGGAGCACATAGGAGAAACAAGCTCACAGAGCGTAGTTGTGGCAGTAGATAGAATATTCACAGGATCCACAAGACTTGATGGTAATGCAATAGTTGATTTTGTCAAAGCTCTCTGTCAAGTATCATTAGATGAATTAAGTCATCCAACTAATCCACGAATGTTCTCTCTTcaaaaaatagttgaaatatcCTATTACAATATGGGTCGAATTAGGTTGCAGTGGTCTAGGATATGGCAAGTGCTAGGTGACCACTTTAATAAAGTAGGCTGCAATGCCAATGAAGATATATCATTTTTTGCAGTTGATTCTTTGAGACAACTATCCATGAAATTCATAGAAAAAGGCGAATTTGCCAATTTCAAGTTCCAAAAAGACTTTTTGCGACCATTCGAACACATTATGAAGAAGAATAGCTCGCCAACAATAAGAGATATGGTTGTTAGATGCATCGCTCAAATGGTCAACTCGCAAGCACCGAATATAAAATCTGGTTGGAAGAACATATTTTCAGTATTTCATTTAGCAGCAAGTGACCAAGATGAAGCGATTGTTGACTTAGCATTCCAAACCACTGGCAAAATTATAACAGAACTGTATGAAAAACAGTTTCCCGCTATGATAGATTCTTTCCAAGACGCGGTAAAATGTTTATCTGAATTTGCTTGTAATGCTAAATTCCCGGATACATCTATGGAAGCTATTAGACTAGTCAGATCCTGTGCAACAGCAGTGGGAACCTCTCCACAACTGTTTGCTGAACATGCTGGGCTCGAAGGAGAACAAGGTGCACCTGAAGTCGATAGAGTATGGCTACGTGGCTGGTTTCCCCTTCTTTTCTCACTATCGTGTGTAGTAAGCCGTTGCAAACTTGACGTCCGCACTAGAGGATTAACTGTCCTCTTTGAGATTATTAAAACACACGGTGAATCATTCCGTCCTCATTGGTGGAGAGATCTATTTAATATCTTgtttagaatatttgataatatgaaGTTACCTGAACATCAGTTAGAGAAAAACGAATGGATGACTACGACATGCAATCACGCGTTGTATGCTATCGTCGATGTCTTCACGCAGTATTTTGACATTCTCGGTTCCCTTTTACTCGAACAGCTTTATGCACAGTTACATTGGTGCGTTCAGCAAGATAACGAACAGCTTGCGAGATCAGGAACCAATTGTTTGGAAAATCTAGTCATATCGAATGGAACTAAATACGACGAAGAAACCTGGAACAAAACTTGTCAGATAatgttagatatatttaacagcACTTTGCCTACTACATTACTAACATGGAAACCTGAGGAAGGTGAAGACGGTGAAACACCTCAAGTACGCCATGGCATATTAAAGAAACCACAAGGAGGAGATGAGGTGAAATCCTCTAATCGAATTTTTAACAGTCTTCTCATAAAGTGTGTGGTGCAGTTGGAACTTATCCAAACAATTGATAATATCGTATTTTATCCTGCTACTTCAAGAAAGGAAGATGCTGAAACATTAGCACTGGCTGCTGCCGAATTGACTGGTGGCACTCCAGGAACGGAACAAGAATGTCAACGTGAAGAACAAGGCATGTACAGATTACTAAGTTCACCGCATTTACTACGACTCGTTGAATGTCTAATGTGCAGTCATCGATTTGCTAAAACGTTTAACACGAACAACGCGCAAAGGAATGTGCTTTGGAAGGCGAATTTCAAGGGCTCAGTTAAACCGAACATGCTGAAACAGGAGACCCAATCACTCGCTTGTGTGTtgcgaatattatttaaaatgtacagCGACGAAGCGCGTAGAAGCCACTGGCCGGCTGTACAAAAAAGTCTAATAACTATTTCTTGTGAAGCACTCGAATACTTTGGTTCGTTGACGAATGAAGCTCACAGAGACGCGTGGACATCGATACTTCTTCTCATTCTTACGAGAATACTTAAAATGCCCGATGAACGT TTTGCGGCGCACGTATCGAGCTACTACCCGATGCTCTGTGAAATAACTTGCTTCGACCTCAAGCCGGAGCTGCGGTCGGTGCTCAGACGAGTATTCATTCGCATCGGACCAGTTTTCAATATTATCTCTAACACGCAataa
- the LOC126774137 gene encoding actin-related protein 2/3 complex subunit 1A-B, with amino-acid sequence MSQTLTFGDSCAPITCHAWNKDRNQIAFSPNNNEVHIYQKEGSEWKQTDNLVEHDMRVMGIDWAPNTNRIVTCSVDRNAYVWTQGDDGKWTTTLVLLRINRAATCVKWSPMENKFAVGSGARLISICYFEKENNWWVSKHIKKPIRSTVTTLDWHPNNILLVAGSSDFKVRVFSAYIKDIEDQPGPNVWGSKLPLGQLLAEFPSAGSGWVHSVSFSADGNKVAWVGHDSSINVADATQGKTVIKLKTEYLPFLGCIWISNNTLIVAGHSCIPLLYCHEGDEIKFVAKLDNTQRKESGGLSAMKKFQSLDRQARIETSDTYLDSIHQNAITCINLFKGTKADAVKFSTSGLDGQLVTWDLRSIESLEDLRIH; translated from the exons ATGTCTCAAACCTTAACATTCGGTGACTCATGCGCTCCGATAACATGTCATGCTTGGAATAAGGATAGGAACC AAATTGCTTTTTCGCCTAACAACAATGAAGTCCATATATATCAGAAAGAAGGAAGTGAGTGGAAGCAGACTGACAATCTTGTCGAACACGATATGAGAGTGATGGGAATAGATTGGGCTCCTAACACCAATAGAATTGTAACTTGCTCTGTTGACCGTAATGCTTATGTCTGGACCCAGGGAGATGATGGAAAATGGACAACAACTCTTGTATTACTGCGCATTAATCGCGCCGCTACTTGCGTGAAGTGGTCTCCAATGGAAAATAAATTTGCTGTTGGGTCAGGGGCTCGATTGATCTCCATCTGCTACTTTGAGAAAGAGAACAATTGGTGGGTATCAAAGCACATCAAAAAACCTATCCGCTCAACTGTGACCACTCTGGACTGGCATCCAAATAACATTCTTCTGGTGGCTGGATCTTCGGATTTTAAGGTCAGGGTGTTTTCTGCATATATTAAGGATATTGAAGACCAACCTGGACCTAATGTTTGGGGTTCCAAACTTCCTTTGGGTCAGCTATTAGCCGAGTTCCCTTCAGCTGGAAGTGGTTGGGTACACAGTGTTTCTTTTTCTGCTGATGGTAATAAAGTGGCTTGGGTTGGACATGATAGTTCGATCAATGTTGCTGATGCTACTCAAGGCAAAACTGTAATTAAACTTAAGACTGAATACTTGCCATTTTTGGGGTGTATTTGGATATCAAACAATACCCTCATTGTGGCAGGGCATAGCTGCATTCCATTACTTTACTGCCATGAAGGTGATGAAATCAAATTTGTTGCCAAATTAGACAATACTCAAAGAAAAGAATCAGGAGGCTTGTCTGCCATGAAGAAATTCCAGTCACTAGATCGTCAAGCTCGCATTGAGACAAGTGATACATATTTGGATTCTATTCATCAAAATGCTATCACTTGCATAAATCTTTTTAAAGGAACTAAGGCAGATGCTGTCAAGTTTAGTACTTCTGGATTAGATGGTCAGCTAGTCACTTGGGACCTCAGGTCTATTGAGTCACTTGAGGATCTAAGGATTCACTAA